One stretch of Salvelinus sp. IW2-2015 unplaced genomic scaffold, ASM291031v2 Un_scaffold4308, whole genome shotgun sequence DNA includes these proteins:
- the LOC112077124 gene encoding LOW QUALITY PROTEIN: structural maintenance of chromosomes protein 3-like (The sequence of the model RefSeq protein was modified relative to this genomic sequence to represent the inferred CDS: inserted 8 bases in 7 codons), with the protein MYIKQVIIQGFRSYRDQTVVDPFSPKHFLTVGRNGSGKSNFFYAIQFVLSDEFSHLRPEQRLALLHEGTGPRVISAFVEIIFDNSDNRLPIDKEEVSLRRVIGAKKDQYFLDKKMVTKNDVMNLLESAGFSRSXPYYIVKQGKINQMATAPDSQRLKLLREVAGTRVYDERKEESISLMKETEGKREKINELLKYIEERLQTLEDEKEELAQYQKWDKMRRALEYTIYNQELNETRAKLDELSSKRETCGDKSRHLRDAQQDARDKVEETERVVREKKSKISAMKEEKEQLSSERQEQIKQRTKLELKSKDLQEELAGNSEQKKRLLKERQKLLEKIEEKQKELQETEPKFNTVKEREERGIARLAQATQERTDLYAKQAVAVSLSKEERDKWIKKELKSLDQAINDKKRQIAAIHKDLEDTETNRKNLEQYSKLDQDLNEXKTRVEELDKKYYEVKNKKDELQSERSNYLWREENAEQQALAAKREELEKKQQLLRAATGKAILNGIDSINKVLEHFRRKGINQHVINGYHGIVMNNFECEPAFYTCVEVTAGTRLFYHIVETDEVSTKILTEFNKMNLPGEVTFLPLSKLDVRDTAYPETNDAIPMISKLRYSQQFDKAFKHVFGKTLICRSMEVSTQLARAFTMDCITLEGDQVSHRGALTGGYYDTRKSRLELQKDMRKAEEELGELEAKLNENLRRNIERINNEIDQLMNQMQQIETQQRKFKASRDSILSEMKMLKEKRQQSEKTFMPKQRSLQSLEASLHAMESTRESLKAELGTDLLSQLSLEDQRRVDDLNDEIRQLQQDNRQLLNERIKLEGIMTRVETYLNENLRKRLDQVEQELNELRETEGGTMLTATSSELEGINKRIKDTLARSEDLDVLIDKAEIEVKDHAKSMDRWKNVEKEQNDAINHDTKELEKMTNRQGMLLKKKEECMKKIRELGSLPQEAFEKYQTLTLKQLFRKLEQCNTELKKYSHVNKKALDQFVNFSEQKEKLIRRQDELERGXKSIMELMNVLELRKYEAIQLTFKQVSKNFSEVFQKLVPXGKATLVMKKGDTEGGQXQDEGEGGTDRRKGSGSRAVCPXCNQFTGVGIRVSFTGKQGEMREMQQLSGGQKSLVALALIFAIQKCDPXPFYLFDEIDQALDAQHRKAVSDMIVELAGHAQFITTTFRPELLESADKFYGVKFRNKVSHIDVISAEQAKDFVEDDTTMVKNKQLFHLPHPPP; encoded by the exons ATGTACATCAAACAGG TCATCATCCAGGGGTTCCGAAGTTACAGGGACCAGACTGTGGTGGATCCTTTCAGTCCAAAGCA TTTTCTCACAGTGGGAAGAAATGGATCTGGGAAAAGTAACTTTTTCTACG cCATTCAGTTTGTGCTCAGCGATGAGTTCAGCCATCTTCGCCCCGAACAGCGCCTGGCCTTGCTCCAT GAGGGAACTGGTCCTCGTGTCATCTCAGCTTTTGTGGAGATTATATTTGACAATTCTGACAACAGGTTGCCG ATCGACAAAGAGGAGGTGTCCCTCCGCCGTGTCATCGGCGCCAAGAAGGACCAGTACTTCTTAGACAAGAAGATGGTGAC TAAAAATGACGTGATGAACCTCTTGGAGAGTGCTGGTTTCTCCCGTA AACCCTACTACATCGTCAAGCAGGGGAAG ATTAACCAGATGGCTACAGCCCCTGATTCCCAGCGTCTGAAGCTGCTGCGTGAGGTGGCAGGAACCAGGGTGTACGACGAGCGCAAGGAGGAGTCCATCTCCCTCATGAAGGAAACAG AGGGTAAGMGAGAGAAGATCAATGAGCTGCTRAAGTACATTGARGAGCGTCTCCAGACCCtggaggatgagaaggaggagcTGGCTCAGTACCAGAAGTGGGACAAGATGAGGAGGGCTCTGGAGTACACTATCTATAACCAGGAGCTCAACGAGACACGCGCCAAGCTGGATGAG TTGTCCTCTAAGAGAGAGACCTGTGGAGACAAGTCCAGACATCTGAGAGATGCCCAGCAGGATGCCAGAGACAAAGTAGAG GAGACGGAGCGTGTGGTGCGTGAGAAGAAGTCTAAGATCAGTGCcatgaaggaggagaaggagcagctgagctcagagagacaggagcagattAAACAGAGGACCAAGCTGGAGCTCAAATCCAAAGACCTGCAGGAGGAGCTGGCCGGCAACAGCGAACAGAAG AAACGTCTGCTGAAGGAGCGGCAGAAGCTGCTAGAGAAGATAGAGGAGAAGCAGAAGGAGCTGCAGGAGACTGAGCCCAAGTTCAACActgtgaaggagagggaggagaggggcatCGCCAG ACTGGCCCAGGCCACCCAGGAGAGAACAGACCTGTACGCCAAGCAGGCCGTGGCAGTCAGTTTATctaaagaggagagggacaagtGGATCAAGAAGGAACTCAAGTCCCTGGACCAGGCCATCAACGACAAGAAGAGGCAGATTGCTGCCATCCATAAAGACCTGGAGGACACTGAGACCAACAGGAAGAACCTGGAACAGTATAGT AAACTGGACCAGGACCTGAATG TGAAGACCAGGGTGGAAGAGCTGGACAAGAAATACTACGAAGTCAAGAATAAGAAGGACGAGCTGCAGAGCGAGAGAAGTAA CTATCTGTGGCGGGAGGAGAACGCTGAGCAGCAGGCCCTGGCAGCCAAACGAGAGGAGCTGGAGAAGAAACAACAGCTCCTTAGAGCAGCCACCGGCAAG GCCATTCTGAACGGTATTGACAGCATCAACAAGGTGCTGGAGCATTTCCGCAGAAAGGGGATCAACCAGCACGTCATCAACGGTTACCATGGCATCGTCATGAACAACTTTGAGTGTGAGCCCGCCTTCTACACCTGTGTGGAGGTCACCGCGGGAACCAG GTTGTTCTACCACATAGTGGAGACAGACGAGGTGAGCACCAAGATCCTGACGGAGTTCAACAAGATGAACCTGCCTGGAGAGGTCACCTTCCTGCCCCTCAGCAAGCTGGACGTCAGGGACACCGCCTACCCTGAGACCAAC gaTGCCATCCCCATGATCAGCAAGCTGCGCTACAGCCAGCAGTTTGACAAGGCCTTCAAGCACGTGTTTGGAAAGACCCTGATCTGTCGTAGCATGGAGGTGTCCACCCAGCTGGCCAGGGCATTCACCATGGACTGTATAACTCTGGAGG GTGACCAGGTGTCCCACCGCGGGGCGCTGACAGGGGGTTACTATGACACCAGGAAGTCACGTCTGGAGCTGCAGAAGGACATGAGGAAGGCTGAGGAGGAGCTGGGAGAGYTGGAGGCCAAACTCAACGAGAACCTCCGCAGGAACATCGAAC GTATCAACAATGAGATCGACCAGCTGATGAACCAGATGCAGCAGATTGAGACCCAGCAGAGGAAGTTCAAGGCCTCCAGAGACTCCATCCTGTCTGAGATGAAGATGCTCAAGGAGAAGAGGCAGCAGTCCGAGAAGACTTTCATGCCGAAG CAACGTTCACTGCAGTCTCTAGAGGCTAGTCTCCATGCCATGGAGTCCACCAGGGAGTCTCTGAAGGCTGAGCTGGGGACAGACCTGCTCTCTCAGCTCAGTCTGGAGGACCAGAGACGTGTGGATGACCTCAACGACGAGATCAGACAGCTGCAGCAG GACAACAGGCAGCTGCTGAATGAGAGGATCAAGCTGGAGGGGATCATGACCAGGGTGGAGACGTACCTCAACGAGAACCTACGGAAACGCCTCGACCAAGTAGAACAG GAgttgaatgagctgagagagacggagggaggcaCCATGCTCACAGCCACCTCCTCAGAGCTGGAGGGAATCAACAAACGCATCAAAGATACACTGGCACGCTCAGAGG ACCTGGACGTGTTGATTGACAAGGCRGAGATTGAGGTCAAGGACCAYGCCAAGAGCATGGACCGCTGGAAGAACGTAGAGAAGGAACAGAACGACGCCATCAACCATGACACCAAGGAGTTGGAGAAGATGACCAACCGACAG GGCATGCTGctgaagaagaaagaggagtgCATGAAGAAGATCAGGGAGCTGGGGTCCTTACCACAGGAGGCCTTCGAGAAGTACCAGACCCTCACACTTAAACAG CTGTTCCGTAAGCTAGAGCAGTGCAACACAGAGCTGAAGAAGTACAGCCACGTGAACAAGAAGGCCCTGGACCAGTTTGTCAACTTCTCTGAGCAGAAGGAGAAGCTGATCAGGCGCCAGGACGAGCTGGAGCGAG CAAAGTCCATCATGGAGCTCATGAACGTGCTGGAGCTCAGGAAGTACGAGGCCATCCAGCTCACATTCAAACAG GTGTCTAAGAACTTCAGTGAGGTGTTCCAGAAGCTGGTTC GGGGCAAGGCCACCCTGGTGATGAAAAAGGGTGACACGGAGGGAGGTC TCCAGGACGAGGGGGAGGGGGGCACTGACAGGCGAAAGGGCTCAGGCTCTCGAGCAGTGTGCCC CTGTAACCAGTTCACCGGAGTCGGCATCAGG GTGTCGTTCACGGGGAAGCAGGGGGAGATGAGGGAGATGCAGCAGCTCTCTGGAGGTCAGAAGTCCCTGGTGGCCCTGGCCCTCATCTTCGCCATCCAGAAGTGTGACC CTCCTTTCTACCTGTTTGATGAGATCGACCAGGCCCTGGACGCACAGCACAGAAAGGCTGTCTCGG ATATGATTGTAGAGCTGGCGGGCCATGCCCAGTTTATCACCACTACGTTCAGACCTGAGCTTCTGGAGTCAGCCGACAAGTTCTACGGAGTCAAGTTCAGAAACAAG gtgaGTCACATTGACGTGATCTCGGCAGAGCAGGCGAAAGACTTTGTGGAGGACGACACTACCATGGTTAAGAATAAACAACTCTTCCATCTTCCTCATCCACCTCCGTAG